One Eulemur rufifrons isolate Redbay chromosome 12, OSU_ERuf_1, whole genome shotgun sequence genomic window carries:
- the DMTN gene encoding dematin isoform X1, producing MERLQKQPPTSPGSVSSSRDSSVPGSPSSIVAKMDNQVLGYKDLAAIPKDKAILDIERPDLMIYEPHFTYSLLEHVELPRSRERSLSPRSTSPPPSPEVWAESRTPGIFPQASAPRTTGTPRTSLPHFHHPETSRPDSNIYKKPPIYKQRESVGGSPQSKHLIEDLIIESSKFPAAQPPDPNQPAKIETDYWPCPPSLAVVETEWRKRKASRKGAEEEEEEEDDDSGEEMKALRERQKEELSKVTSNLGKMILKEEMEKSLPIRRKTRSLPDRTPFHTSLHAGTSKSSSLPAYGRTTLSRLQSTEFSPSGSETGSPGLQNGEGQRGRMDRGNSLPCVLEQKIYPYEMLVVTNKGRTKLPPGVDRMRLERHLSAEDFSRVFAMSPEEFGKLALWKRNELKKKASLF from the exons ATGGAGCGGCTGCAGAAG CAACCACCCACCTCCCCCGGGAGCGTCAGCTCCTCCCGAGACTCCAGTGTGCCCGGCTCTCCCTCCAGCATCGTG GCCAAGATGGACAACCAGGTGCTGGGCTACAAGGACCTGGCCGCCATCCCCAAGGACAAGGCCATCCTGGACATCGAGCGGCCCGACCTCATGATCTATGAGCCCCACTTCACCTATTCCCTACTGGAGCACgtggagctgcccaggagccggGAG CGCTCGCTGTCACCCAGATCCACgtccccaccaccatccccagaG GTGTGGGCGGAGAGCCGGACCCCTGGAATCTTCCCCCAGGCTTCGGCCCCAAGAACCACTGGAACCCCCCGGACCAGCCTGCCCCATTTCCACCACCCTG AGACCTCCCGCCCGGACTCCAACATCTACAAGAAGCCCCCCATCTACAAGCAGAGAG AGTCCGTGGGAGGCAGCCCTCAGAGCAAGCACCTCATCGAGGACCTCATCATCGAGTCGTCCAAGTTCCCCGCGGCCCAGCCCCCCGACCCCAACCAGCCCGCCAAGATCGAAACCGACTACTGGCCATGCCCCCCTTCCCTGGCGGTCGTGG AGACAGAATGGAGGAAGCGGAAGGCATCTCGGAAGggtgcagaggaagaggaggaggaggaagacgatGACTCCGGAGAGGAGATGAAGGCTCTCAGGGAGCGTCAGAAAGAAGAACTCAGTAAG GTTACTTCCAACCTGGGAAAGATGATCTtgaaagaagagatggaaaagtCATTGCCTATCCGAAGGAAAACCCGCTCCCTTCCCGACCGGACACCCTTCCACACCT CCTTGCACGCAGGAACCTCTAAGTCTTCCTCTCTCCCCGCCTACGGCAGGACCACCTTGAGCCGG CTACAGTCCACAGAGTTCAGCCCATCGGGGAGTGAGACTGGAAGCCCAG GCCTGCAG AACGGAGAGGGCCAGAGGGGGAGGATGGACCGGGGGAACTCCCTGCCCTGTGTGCTGGAGCAGAAG ATATATCCCTATGAAATGCTGGTGGTGACCAACAAGGGGCGAACCAAGCTGCCTCCGGGCGTGGACCGGATGAGGCTGGAG AGGCATCTGTCCGCCGAGGACTTCTCGAGGGTGTTCGCCATGTCTCCCGAAGAGTTCGGCAAGCTGGCTCTGTGGAAGCGGAACGAACTCAAGAAGAAGGCCTCTCTCTTCTGA
- the DMTN gene encoding dematin isoform X2, whose translation MERLQKQPPTSPGSVSSSRDSSVPGSPSSIVAKMDNQVLGYKDLAAIPKDKAILDIERPDLMIYEPHFTYSLLEHVELPRSREVWAESRTPGIFPQASAPRTTGTPRTSLPHFHHPETSRPDSNIYKKPPIYKQRESVGGSPQSKHLIEDLIIESSKFPAAQPPDPNQPAKIETDYWPCPPSLAVVETEWRKRKASRKGAEEEEEEEDDDSGEEMKALRERQKEELSKVTSNLGKMILKEEMEKSLPIRRKTRSLPDRTPFHTSLHAGTSKSSSLPAYGRTTLSRLQSTEFSPSGSETGSPGLQNGEGQRGRMDRGNSLPCVLEQKIYPYEMLVVTNKGRTKLPPGVDRMRLERHLSAEDFSRVFAMSPEEFGKLALWKRNELKKKASLF comes from the exons ATGGAGCGGCTGCAGAAG CAACCACCCACCTCCCCCGGGAGCGTCAGCTCCTCCCGAGACTCCAGTGTGCCCGGCTCTCCCTCCAGCATCGTG GCCAAGATGGACAACCAGGTGCTGGGCTACAAGGACCTGGCCGCCATCCCCAAGGACAAGGCCATCCTGGACATCGAGCGGCCCGACCTCATGATCTATGAGCCCCACTTCACCTATTCCCTACTGGAGCACgtggagctgcccaggagccggGAG GTGTGGGCGGAGAGCCGGACCCCTGGAATCTTCCCCCAGGCTTCGGCCCCAAGAACCACTGGAACCCCCCGGACCAGCCTGCCCCATTTCCACCACCCTG AGACCTCCCGCCCGGACTCCAACATCTACAAGAAGCCCCCCATCTACAAGCAGAGAG AGTCCGTGGGAGGCAGCCCTCAGAGCAAGCACCTCATCGAGGACCTCATCATCGAGTCGTCCAAGTTCCCCGCGGCCCAGCCCCCCGACCCCAACCAGCCCGCCAAGATCGAAACCGACTACTGGCCATGCCCCCCTTCCCTGGCGGTCGTGG AGACAGAATGGAGGAAGCGGAAGGCATCTCGGAAGggtgcagaggaagaggaggaggaggaagacgatGACTCCGGAGAGGAGATGAAGGCTCTCAGGGAGCGTCAGAAAGAAGAACTCAGTAAG GTTACTTCCAACCTGGGAAAGATGATCTtgaaagaagagatggaaaagtCATTGCCTATCCGAAGGAAAACCCGCTCCCTTCCCGACCGGACACCCTTCCACACCT CCTTGCACGCAGGAACCTCTAAGTCTTCCTCTCTCCCCGCCTACGGCAGGACCACCTTGAGCCGG CTACAGTCCACAGAGTTCAGCCCATCGGGGAGTGAGACTGGAAGCCCAG GCCTGCAG AACGGAGAGGGCCAGAGGGGGAGGATGGACCGGGGGAACTCCCTGCCCTGTGTGCTGGAGCAGAAG ATATATCCCTATGAAATGCTGGTGGTGACCAACAAGGGGCGAACCAAGCTGCCTCCGGGCGTGGACCGGATGAGGCTGGAG AGGCATCTGTCCGCCGAGGACTTCTCGAGGGTGTTCGCCATGTCTCCCGAAGAGTTCGGCAAGCTGGCTCTGTGGAAGCGGAACGAACTCAAGAAGAAGGCCTCTCTCTTCTGA
- the DMTN gene encoding dematin isoform X6 yields the protein MERLQKAKMDNQVLGYKDLAAIPKDKAILDIERPDLMIYEPHFTYSLLEHVELPRSREVWAESRTPGIFPQASAPRTTGTPRTSLPHFHHPETSRPDSNIYKKPPIYKQRESVGGSPQSKHLIEDLIIESSKFPAAQPPDPNQPAKIETDYWPCPPSLAVVETEWRKRKASRKGAEEEEEEEDDDSGEEMKALRERQKEELSKVTSNLGKMILKEEMEKSLPIRRKTRSLPDRTPFHTSLHAGTSKSSSLPAYGRTTLSRLQSTEFSPSGSETGSPGLQNGEGQRGRMDRGNSLPCVLEQKIYPYEMLVVTNKGRTKLPPGVDRMRLERHLSAEDFSRVFAMSPEEFGKLALWKRNELKKKASLF from the exons ATGGAGCGGCTGCAGAAG GCCAAGATGGACAACCAGGTGCTGGGCTACAAGGACCTGGCCGCCATCCCCAAGGACAAGGCCATCCTGGACATCGAGCGGCCCGACCTCATGATCTATGAGCCCCACTTCACCTATTCCCTACTGGAGCACgtggagctgcccaggagccggGAG GTGTGGGCGGAGAGCCGGACCCCTGGAATCTTCCCCCAGGCTTCGGCCCCAAGAACCACTGGAACCCCCCGGACCAGCCTGCCCCATTTCCACCACCCTG AGACCTCCCGCCCGGACTCCAACATCTACAAGAAGCCCCCCATCTACAAGCAGAGAG AGTCCGTGGGAGGCAGCCCTCAGAGCAAGCACCTCATCGAGGACCTCATCATCGAGTCGTCCAAGTTCCCCGCGGCCCAGCCCCCCGACCCCAACCAGCCCGCCAAGATCGAAACCGACTACTGGCCATGCCCCCCTTCCCTGGCGGTCGTGG AGACAGAATGGAGGAAGCGGAAGGCATCTCGGAAGggtgcagaggaagaggaggaggaggaagacgatGACTCCGGAGAGGAGATGAAGGCTCTCAGGGAGCGTCAGAAAGAAGAACTCAGTAAG GTTACTTCCAACCTGGGAAAGATGATCTtgaaagaagagatggaaaagtCATTGCCTATCCGAAGGAAAACCCGCTCCCTTCCCGACCGGACACCCTTCCACACCT CCTTGCACGCAGGAACCTCTAAGTCTTCCTCTCTCCCCGCCTACGGCAGGACCACCTTGAGCCGG CTACAGTCCACAGAGTTCAGCCCATCGGGGAGTGAGACTGGAAGCCCAG GCCTGCAG AACGGAGAGGGCCAGAGGGGGAGGATGGACCGGGGGAACTCCCTGCCCTGTGTGCTGGAGCAGAAG ATATATCCCTATGAAATGCTGGTGGTGACCAACAAGGGGCGAACCAAGCTGCCTCCGGGCGTGGACCGGATGAGGCTGGAG AGGCATCTGTCCGCCGAGGACTTCTCGAGGGTGTTCGCCATGTCTCCCGAAGAGTTCGGCAAGCTGGCTCTGTGGAAGCGGAACGAACTCAAGAAGAAGGCCTCTCTCTTCTGA
- the DMTN gene encoding dematin isoform X4, with protein MERLQKAKMDNQVLGYKDLAAIPKDKAILDIERPDLMIYEPHFTYSLLEHVELPRSRERSLSPRSTSPPPSPEVWAESRTPGIFPQASAPRTTGTPRTSLPHFHHPETSRPDSNIYKKPPIYKQRESVGGSPQSKHLIEDLIIESSKFPAAQPPDPNQPAKIETDYWPCPPSLAVVETEWRKRKASRKGAEEEEEEEDDDSGEEMKALRERQKEELSKVTSNLGKMILKEEMEKSLPIRRKTRSLPDRTPFHTSLHAGTSKSSSLPAYGRTTLSRLQSTEFSPSGSETGSPGLQNGEGQRGRMDRGNSLPCVLEQKIYPYEMLVVTNKGRTKLPPGVDRMRLERHLSAEDFSRVFAMSPEEFGKLALWKRNELKKKASLF; from the exons ATGGAGCGGCTGCAGAAG GCCAAGATGGACAACCAGGTGCTGGGCTACAAGGACCTGGCCGCCATCCCCAAGGACAAGGCCATCCTGGACATCGAGCGGCCCGACCTCATGATCTATGAGCCCCACTTCACCTATTCCCTACTGGAGCACgtggagctgcccaggagccggGAG CGCTCGCTGTCACCCAGATCCACgtccccaccaccatccccagaG GTGTGGGCGGAGAGCCGGACCCCTGGAATCTTCCCCCAGGCTTCGGCCCCAAGAACCACTGGAACCCCCCGGACCAGCCTGCCCCATTTCCACCACCCTG AGACCTCCCGCCCGGACTCCAACATCTACAAGAAGCCCCCCATCTACAAGCAGAGAG AGTCCGTGGGAGGCAGCCCTCAGAGCAAGCACCTCATCGAGGACCTCATCATCGAGTCGTCCAAGTTCCCCGCGGCCCAGCCCCCCGACCCCAACCAGCCCGCCAAGATCGAAACCGACTACTGGCCATGCCCCCCTTCCCTGGCGGTCGTGG AGACAGAATGGAGGAAGCGGAAGGCATCTCGGAAGggtgcagaggaagaggaggaggaggaagacgatGACTCCGGAGAGGAGATGAAGGCTCTCAGGGAGCGTCAGAAAGAAGAACTCAGTAAG GTTACTTCCAACCTGGGAAAGATGATCTtgaaagaagagatggaaaagtCATTGCCTATCCGAAGGAAAACCCGCTCCCTTCCCGACCGGACACCCTTCCACACCT CCTTGCACGCAGGAACCTCTAAGTCTTCCTCTCTCCCCGCCTACGGCAGGACCACCTTGAGCCGG CTACAGTCCACAGAGTTCAGCCCATCGGGGAGTGAGACTGGAAGCCCAG GCCTGCAG AACGGAGAGGGCCAGAGGGGGAGGATGGACCGGGGGAACTCCCTGCCCTGTGTGCTGGAGCAGAAG ATATATCCCTATGAAATGCTGGTGGTGACCAACAAGGGGCGAACCAAGCTGCCTCCGGGCGTGGACCGGATGAGGCTGGAG AGGCATCTGTCCGCCGAGGACTTCTCGAGGGTGTTCGCCATGTCTCCCGAAGAGTTCGGCAAGCTGGCTCTGTGGAAGCGGAACGAACTCAAGAAGAAGGCCTCTCTCTTCTGA
- the DMTN gene encoding dematin isoform X5: MERLQKQPPTSPGSVSSSRDSSVPGSPSSIVAKMDNQVLGYKDLAAIPKDKAILDIERPDLMIYEPHFTYSLLEHVELPRSREVWAESRTPGIFPQASAPRTTGTPRTSLPHFHHPETSRPDSNIYKKPPIYKQRESVGGSPQSKHLIEDLIIESSKFPAAQPPDPNQPAKIETDYWPCPPSLAVVETEWRKRKASRKGAEEEEEEEDDDSGEEMKALRERQKEELSKVTSNLGKMILKEEMEKSLPIRRKTRSLPDRTPFHTSLHAGTSKSSSLPAYGRTTLSRLQSTEFSPSGSETGSPGLQIYPYEMLVVTNKGRTKLPPGVDRMRLERHLSAEDFSRVFAMSPEEFGKLALWKRNELKKKASLF, translated from the exons ATGGAGCGGCTGCAGAAG CAACCACCCACCTCCCCCGGGAGCGTCAGCTCCTCCCGAGACTCCAGTGTGCCCGGCTCTCCCTCCAGCATCGTG GCCAAGATGGACAACCAGGTGCTGGGCTACAAGGACCTGGCCGCCATCCCCAAGGACAAGGCCATCCTGGACATCGAGCGGCCCGACCTCATGATCTATGAGCCCCACTTCACCTATTCCCTACTGGAGCACgtggagctgcccaggagccggGAG GTGTGGGCGGAGAGCCGGACCCCTGGAATCTTCCCCCAGGCTTCGGCCCCAAGAACCACTGGAACCCCCCGGACCAGCCTGCCCCATTTCCACCACCCTG AGACCTCCCGCCCGGACTCCAACATCTACAAGAAGCCCCCCATCTACAAGCAGAGAG AGTCCGTGGGAGGCAGCCCTCAGAGCAAGCACCTCATCGAGGACCTCATCATCGAGTCGTCCAAGTTCCCCGCGGCCCAGCCCCCCGACCCCAACCAGCCCGCCAAGATCGAAACCGACTACTGGCCATGCCCCCCTTCCCTGGCGGTCGTGG AGACAGAATGGAGGAAGCGGAAGGCATCTCGGAAGggtgcagaggaagaggaggaggaggaagacgatGACTCCGGAGAGGAGATGAAGGCTCTCAGGGAGCGTCAGAAAGAAGAACTCAGTAAG GTTACTTCCAACCTGGGAAAGATGATCTtgaaagaagagatggaaaagtCATTGCCTATCCGAAGGAAAACCCGCTCCCTTCCCGACCGGACACCCTTCCACACCT CCTTGCACGCAGGAACCTCTAAGTCTTCCTCTCTCCCCGCCTACGGCAGGACCACCTTGAGCCGG CTACAGTCCACAGAGTTCAGCCCATCGGGGAGTGAGACTGGAAGCCCAG GCCTGCAG ATATATCCCTATGAAATGCTGGTGGTGACCAACAAGGGGCGAACCAAGCTGCCTCCGGGCGTGGACCGGATGAGGCTGGAG AGGCATCTGTCCGCCGAGGACTTCTCGAGGGTGTTCGCCATGTCTCCCGAAGAGTTCGGCAAGCTGGCTCTGTGGAAGCGGAACGAACTCAAGAAGAAGGCCTCTCTCTTCTGA
- the DMTN gene encoding dematin isoform X3 gives MERLQKQPPTSPGSVSSSRDSSVPGSPSSIVAKMDNQVLGYKDLAAIPKDKAILDIERPDLMIYEPHFTYSLLEHVELPRSRERSLSPRSTSPPPSPEVWAESRTPGIFPQASAPRTTGTPRTSLPHFHHPETSRPDSNIYKKPPIYKQRESVGGSPQSKHLIEDLIIESSKFPAAQPPDPNQPAKIETDYWPCPPSLAVVETEWRKRKASRKGAEEEEEEEDDDSGEEMKALRERQKEELSKVTSNLGKMILKEEMEKSLPIRRKTRSLPDRTPFHTSLHAGTSKSSSLPAYGRTTLSRLQSTEFSPSGSETGSPGLQIYPYEMLVVTNKGRTKLPPGVDRMRLERHLSAEDFSRVFAMSPEEFGKLALWKRNELKKKASLF, from the exons ATGGAGCGGCTGCAGAAG CAACCACCCACCTCCCCCGGGAGCGTCAGCTCCTCCCGAGACTCCAGTGTGCCCGGCTCTCCCTCCAGCATCGTG GCCAAGATGGACAACCAGGTGCTGGGCTACAAGGACCTGGCCGCCATCCCCAAGGACAAGGCCATCCTGGACATCGAGCGGCCCGACCTCATGATCTATGAGCCCCACTTCACCTATTCCCTACTGGAGCACgtggagctgcccaggagccggGAG CGCTCGCTGTCACCCAGATCCACgtccccaccaccatccccagaG GTGTGGGCGGAGAGCCGGACCCCTGGAATCTTCCCCCAGGCTTCGGCCCCAAGAACCACTGGAACCCCCCGGACCAGCCTGCCCCATTTCCACCACCCTG AGACCTCCCGCCCGGACTCCAACATCTACAAGAAGCCCCCCATCTACAAGCAGAGAG AGTCCGTGGGAGGCAGCCCTCAGAGCAAGCACCTCATCGAGGACCTCATCATCGAGTCGTCCAAGTTCCCCGCGGCCCAGCCCCCCGACCCCAACCAGCCCGCCAAGATCGAAACCGACTACTGGCCATGCCCCCCTTCCCTGGCGGTCGTGG AGACAGAATGGAGGAAGCGGAAGGCATCTCGGAAGggtgcagaggaagaggaggaggaggaagacgatGACTCCGGAGAGGAGATGAAGGCTCTCAGGGAGCGTCAGAAAGAAGAACTCAGTAAG GTTACTTCCAACCTGGGAAAGATGATCTtgaaagaagagatggaaaagtCATTGCCTATCCGAAGGAAAACCCGCTCCCTTCCCGACCGGACACCCTTCCACACCT CCTTGCACGCAGGAACCTCTAAGTCTTCCTCTCTCCCCGCCTACGGCAGGACCACCTTGAGCCGG CTACAGTCCACAGAGTTCAGCCCATCGGGGAGTGAGACTGGAAGCCCAG GCCTGCAG ATATATCCCTATGAAATGCTGGTGGTGACCAACAAGGGGCGAACCAAGCTGCCTCCGGGCGTGGACCGGATGAGGCTGGAG AGGCATCTGTCCGCCGAGGACTTCTCGAGGGTGTTCGCCATGTCTCCCGAAGAGTTCGGCAAGCTGGCTCTGTGGAAGCGGAACGAACTCAAGAAGAAGGCCTCTCTCTTCTGA
- the DMTN gene encoding dematin isoform X8 — MERLQKAKMDNQVLGYKDLAAIPKDKAILDIERPDLMIYEPHFTYSLLEHVELPRSREVWAESRTPGIFPQASAPRTTGTPRTSLPHFHHPETSRPDSNIYKKPPIYKQRESVGGSPQSKHLIEDLIIESSKFPAAQPPDPNQPAKIETDYWPCPPSLAVVETEWRKRKASRKGAEEEEEEEDDDSGEEMKALRERQKEELSKVTSNLGKMILKEEMEKSLPIRRKTRSLPDRTPFHTSLHAGTSKSSSLPAYGRTTLSRLQSTEFSPSGSETGSPGLQIYPYEMLVVTNKGRTKLPPGVDRMRLERHLSAEDFSRVFAMSPEEFGKLALWKRNELKKKASLF; from the exons ATGGAGCGGCTGCAGAAG GCCAAGATGGACAACCAGGTGCTGGGCTACAAGGACCTGGCCGCCATCCCCAAGGACAAGGCCATCCTGGACATCGAGCGGCCCGACCTCATGATCTATGAGCCCCACTTCACCTATTCCCTACTGGAGCACgtggagctgcccaggagccggGAG GTGTGGGCGGAGAGCCGGACCCCTGGAATCTTCCCCCAGGCTTCGGCCCCAAGAACCACTGGAACCCCCCGGACCAGCCTGCCCCATTTCCACCACCCTG AGACCTCCCGCCCGGACTCCAACATCTACAAGAAGCCCCCCATCTACAAGCAGAGAG AGTCCGTGGGAGGCAGCCCTCAGAGCAAGCACCTCATCGAGGACCTCATCATCGAGTCGTCCAAGTTCCCCGCGGCCCAGCCCCCCGACCCCAACCAGCCCGCCAAGATCGAAACCGACTACTGGCCATGCCCCCCTTCCCTGGCGGTCGTGG AGACAGAATGGAGGAAGCGGAAGGCATCTCGGAAGggtgcagaggaagaggaggaggaggaagacgatGACTCCGGAGAGGAGATGAAGGCTCTCAGGGAGCGTCAGAAAGAAGAACTCAGTAAG GTTACTTCCAACCTGGGAAAGATGATCTtgaaagaagagatggaaaagtCATTGCCTATCCGAAGGAAAACCCGCTCCCTTCCCGACCGGACACCCTTCCACACCT CCTTGCACGCAGGAACCTCTAAGTCTTCCTCTCTCCCCGCCTACGGCAGGACCACCTTGAGCCGG CTACAGTCCACAGAGTTCAGCCCATCGGGGAGTGAGACTGGAAGCCCAG GCCTGCAG ATATATCCCTATGAAATGCTGGTGGTGACCAACAAGGGGCGAACCAAGCTGCCTCCGGGCGTGGACCGGATGAGGCTGGAG AGGCATCTGTCCGCCGAGGACTTCTCGAGGGTGTTCGCCATGTCTCCCGAAGAGTTCGGCAAGCTGGCTCTGTGGAAGCGGAACGAACTCAAGAAGAAGGCCTCTCTCTTCTGA
- the DMTN gene encoding dematin isoform X7 translates to MERLQKAKMDNQVLGYKDLAAIPKDKAILDIERPDLMIYEPHFTYSLLEHVELPRSRERSLSPRSTSPPPSPEVWAESRTPGIFPQASAPRTTGTPRTSLPHFHHPETSRPDSNIYKKPPIYKQRESVGGSPQSKHLIEDLIIESSKFPAAQPPDPNQPAKIETDYWPCPPSLAVVETEWRKRKASRKGAEEEEEEEDDDSGEEMKALRERQKEELSKVTSNLGKMILKEEMEKSLPIRRKTRSLPDRTPFHTSLHAGTSKSSSLPAYGRTTLSRLQSTEFSPSGSETGSPGLQIYPYEMLVVTNKGRTKLPPGVDRMRLERHLSAEDFSRVFAMSPEEFGKLALWKRNELKKKASLF, encoded by the exons ATGGAGCGGCTGCAGAAG GCCAAGATGGACAACCAGGTGCTGGGCTACAAGGACCTGGCCGCCATCCCCAAGGACAAGGCCATCCTGGACATCGAGCGGCCCGACCTCATGATCTATGAGCCCCACTTCACCTATTCCCTACTGGAGCACgtggagctgcccaggagccggGAG CGCTCGCTGTCACCCAGATCCACgtccccaccaccatccccagaG GTGTGGGCGGAGAGCCGGACCCCTGGAATCTTCCCCCAGGCTTCGGCCCCAAGAACCACTGGAACCCCCCGGACCAGCCTGCCCCATTTCCACCACCCTG AGACCTCCCGCCCGGACTCCAACATCTACAAGAAGCCCCCCATCTACAAGCAGAGAG AGTCCGTGGGAGGCAGCCCTCAGAGCAAGCACCTCATCGAGGACCTCATCATCGAGTCGTCCAAGTTCCCCGCGGCCCAGCCCCCCGACCCCAACCAGCCCGCCAAGATCGAAACCGACTACTGGCCATGCCCCCCTTCCCTGGCGGTCGTGG AGACAGAATGGAGGAAGCGGAAGGCATCTCGGAAGggtgcagaggaagaggaggaggaggaagacgatGACTCCGGAGAGGAGATGAAGGCTCTCAGGGAGCGTCAGAAAGAAGAACTCAGTAAG GTTACTTCCAACCTGGGAAAGATGATCTtgaaagaagagatggaaaagtCATTGCCTATCCGAAGGAAAACCCGCTCCCTTCCCGACCGGACACCCTTCCACACCT CCTTGCACGCAGGAACCTCTAAGTCTTCCTCTCTCCCCGCCTACGGCAGGACCACCTTGAGCCGG CTACAGTCCACAGAGTTCAGCCCATCGGGGAGTGAGACTGGAAGCCCAG GCCTGCAG ATATATCCCTATGAAATGCTGGTGGTGACCAACAAGGGGCGAACCAAGCTGCCTCCGGGCGTGGACCGGATGAGGCTGGAG AGGCATCTGTCCGCCGAGGACTTCTCGAGGGTGTTCGCCATGTCTCCCGAAGAGTTCGGCAAGCTGGCTCTGTGGAAGCGGAACGAACTCAAGAAGAAGGCCTCTCTCTTCTGA